A single window of Mycolicibacterium aurum DNA harbors:
- a CDS encoding LLM class flavin-dependent oxidoreductase, with amino-acid sequence MKISLFYEFPLPRPWSEDDEHQLFQHGLDEVELADKAGFSTVWLTEHHFLEEYCHSTAPEMFLAAASQRTKDIRLGFGVMHLPPPINHPARIAERVATLDHLSNGRVEFGTGEGSSVAELGGFNIDPADKRAQWEEALEVSIRCMTEAPFTGFKGEHVEMPARNVIPKPLQSPHPPVWVACTRPSSVQMAAQKAIGALSFAYTGPEALKDRVDGYYAELEENGAPVTPAINPNLLAIGGDLSMMVAKSDDEARKRLGIGGGFFSFGIMHYYLTGMHTPGRTGVWELYEKAVEEDPTLAYGPGRGAIGSPDTVREFLRGYEASGVDEIILLLNPRSHEGTMESIEIMGREILPEFIERDAKAVKDKAKRLEPVIEKVEARRQSWDTPLFDETYQFGGLPTGRGGKFTAGEIPEAMAEINEGRVKAAQAEKDAKAAEEAAR; translated from the coding sequence GTGAAGATTTCCCTGTTCTACGAGTTCCCACTACCCCGGCCGTGGTCGGAGGACGACGAGCACCAACTGTTCCAGCATGGTCTGGACGAGGTCGAACTCGCCGATAAGGCCGGCTTCTCGACGGTGTGGCTGACCGAGCACCACTTCCTCGAGGAGTACTGCCACTCCACGGCGCCGGAGATGTTTCTCGCCGCAGCGAGCCAGCGCACCAAGGACATCCGGCTCGGGTTCGGCGTCATGCACCTGCCGCCGCCCATCAACCACCCGGCCCGCATCGCGGAGCGCGTTGCCACCCTCGACCATCTGTCCAACGGGAGGGTGGAGTTCGGCACCGGCGAGGGTTCGTCGGTCGCCGAGCTCGGCGGCTTCAACATCGATCCGGCCGACAAGCGTGCCCAGTGGGAGGAGGCCCTCGAGGTCTCGATCCGGTGCATGACCGAGGCGCCGTTCACCGGGTTCAAGGGTGAGCACGTCGAGATGCCCGCCCGCAATGTGATCCCGAAGCCGCTGCAGAGTCCGCACCCCCCGGTCTGGGTGGCGTGCACCCGTCCGTCCTCGGTACAGATGGCAGCCCAGAAGGCCATCGGTGCACTGAGTTTCGCCTACACCGGTCCGGAAGCCCTGAAGGATCGGGTGGACGGCTACTACGCGGAGCTCGAGGAGAACGGCGCCCCGGTCACCCCGGCGATCAACCCCAACCTGCTGGCCATCGGCGGTGACCTGTCGATGATGGTCGCCAAGTCCGACGACGAGGCGCGCAAACGGCTGGGTATCGGCGGTGGCTTCTTCTCGTTCGGGATCATGCATTACTACCTGACCGGTATGCACACACCGGGCCGGACCGGCGTGTGGGAACTGTACGAGAAGGCAGTCGAAGAAGACCCGACGCTGGCCTACGGTCCGGGTCGCGGTGCCATCGGCTCGCCCGACACCGTCCGCGAGTTTCTGCGCGGGTACGAGGCCAGCGGGGTCGACGAGATCATCCTGCTGCTCAATCCACGCAGTCACGAAGGCACCATGGAGTCCATCGAGATCATGGGCAGGGAGATCCTGCCCGAGTTCATCGAGCGGGACGCGAAAGCCGTCAAGGACAAGGCGAAACGTCTGGAACCGGTGATCGAGAAGGTGGAAGCACGCAGGCAGTCCTGGGACACGCCGCTGTTCGACGAGACCTACCAGTTCGGCGGGCTGCCCACCGGTCGCGGCGGCAAGTTCACTGCCGGAGAGATTCCCGAGGCGATGGCCGAGATCAACGAGGGCCGGGTGAAAGCCGCCCAGGCAGAGAAGGACGCCAAGGCGGCCGAGGAAGCCGCGCGCTGA
- a CDS encoding FAD-binding protein yields the protein MTSATQQPFDHVVDVLVVGSGGGGMAAALAADAEGLDTLVVEKSPCYGGSTALSGGGIWVPGAPSQRREGHVPDPDQVFTYLKQITGGLVSDARLRAYVDAAPQMMEFLEKRSSWLEFVWKPGYADYYPELPGGSALGSTINVPEIDLRVLGDEEQNLLTPAAMAPKGIWFGPKDLRLFYQVRQSWRGKAVLLKLIWRMVRARLFGDRMAAIGQSLSARLRLAMKQQDIPLWLSSPMTELVTDTDGPDGRVVGAVIEKDGRSLRIQARRGVVLASGGFDHDMQWRLQHLPELSRVRELAGADKDWSFGNPAATGDGIRAGEKVGASTELLDEAWWFPAICWPDGRLQFMLNERMMPSQFIVNGDGKRFINEAAPYMDFAHAMIDGQRSGVTHIPCWLITDIRSFHRYVVAGHLPIPKIPFAPVPTGWKVPPAWLESGVVKTGDSWEELARQINVPEGQLRSTAERFNALARTGHDDDFNRGDSAYDNYYGDPTLPNPNLHPLGKPPYYAFQIILGDLGTSGGLRTDEHARVLRGDDTVIGGLYAVGNASAAVMGRSYAGAGATIGPAMTFGYIAARHIAGAISGAPDHTPSAIDSPESPRR from the coding sequence ATGACCTCAGCCACGCAGCAACCCTTCGACCACGTCGTCGACGTGCTGGTCGTCGGTTCCGGTGGTGGCGGGATGGCCGCCGCGCTGGCCGCCGATGCGGAGGGTCTCGACACCCTGGTGGTGGAGAAGTCGCCCTGTTACGGCGGCTCTACCGCGCTGTCCGGAGGCGGCATCTGGGTGCCCGGTGCTCCGTCCCAACGCCGGGAAGGCCACGTACCCGACCCCGACCAGGTGTTCACCTATCTGAAGCAGATCACCGGCGGCCTGGTCAGCGATGCCCGGTTGAGGGCCTACGTCGACGCCGCACCGCAGATGATGGAGTTCCTCGAAAAGCGCAGCAGCTGGCTGGAATTCGTATGGAAGCCGGGATATGCCGACTACTACCCGGAGCTTCCCGGTGGCTCGGCGCTGGGCAGCACGATCAACGTGCCCGAGATCGATCTGCGGGTGCTCGGAGACGAGGAGCAGAACCTGCTCACGCCGGCGGCGATGGCTCCCAAAGGGATCTGGTTCGGGCCCAAGGACCTACGGCTGTTCTATCAGGTTCGGCAGTCGTGGCGCGGCAAGGCGGTGCTGCTGAAGCTGATCTGGCGGATGGTTCGCGCCCGGTTGTTCGGCGATCGCATGGCCGCCATCGGTCAGTCACTGTCCGCGCGACTGAGGCTGGCGATGAAGCAGCAGGACATTCCCCTGTGGCTGAGTTCCCCGATGACCGAGCTCGTCACCGACACCGATGGCCCAGACGGACGGGTGGTCGGTGCGGTGATCGAGAAGGACGGCCGCTCGCTGCGGATCCAGGCCCGGCGTGGCGTCGTGCTGGCCAGCGGTGGCTTCGACCACGACATGCAGTGGCGACTGCAGCACCTGCCCGAATTGAGCCGGGTGCGCGAGCTCGCCGGAGCGGACAAGGACTGGAGCTTCGGGAACCCGGCCGCGACCGGCGACGGTATCAGGGCGGGTGAGAAGGTCGGGGCGTCAACAGAGCTGCTCGACGAGGCCTGGTGGTTCCCAGCCATCTGCTGGCCGGACGGACGGCTGCAGTTCATGCTCAACGAACGGATGATGCCGTCGCAGTTCATCGTCAACGGAGACGGCAAACGCTTCATCAACGAGGCGGCGCCCTACATGGACTTCGCTCACGCGATGATCGACGGGCAGAGGTCGGGTGTCACCCACATCCCGTGCTGGCTGATCACCGACATCCGGTCCTTCCACCGCTACGTCGTCGCCGGGCACCTGCCCATCCCGAAGATCCCCTTCGCCCCGGTGCCGACCGGATGGAAAGTTCCCCCGGCGTGGCTGGAATCGGGTGTGGTCAAAACCGGTGACTCGTGGGAGGAACTGGCGCGCCAGATCAACGTGCCGGAGGGCCAGTTGCGCAGCACCGCAGAACGATTCAACGCACTTGCGCGCACCGGTCACGATGACGACTTCAACCGCGGGGACAGTGCCTACGACAACTACTACGGCGACCCGACGCTGCCCAATCCGAACCTGCACCCGCTCGGTAAGCCGCCGTACTACGCGTTCCAGATCATCCTCGGTGACCTCGGCACCTCGGGGGGTCTGCGCACCGACGAACACGCGAGGGTGCTGCGCGGCGACGACACCGTGATCGGTGGTCTGTACGCCGTCGGCAATGCCTCGGCCGCGGTGATGGGACGCAGCTATGCGGGCGCGGGCGCCACCATCGGACCCGCGATGACGTTCGGCTACATCGCCGCCCGCCATATCGCCGGTGCGATCTCCGGCGCGCCGGACCACACCCCGTCAGCCATCGACAGCCCCGAATCTCCAAGGAGGTAA
- a CDS encoding 3-carboxyethylcatechol 2,3-dioxygenase, producing MVTSQIALCCMSHSPLLNLPGPPRELLDDIAAAIGAAREFVTDFDPELVVTFSPDHYNGFFYRAMPPFCIGTAAEGVGDYGTHQGPLDVPAELATDCVRAVLDADVDVAISAAMDVDHGTVQPLQLLFGDATAKPVIPVFINSVATPLGPMRRVRALGSAVGAHLATLGKRVLIVGSGGLSHDPPVPTLATAPPAALDRIVRGAPMTTEQRQARQTAVIEAAREFAAGQGRLAPLNPDWDHAFLDLLDTHRLAEVDGWDNAWIAEHAGNSAHEVRTWVAAFAALAAQGSYDTANRFYRAAPELIAGFAIRTAVPIS from the coding sequence ATGGTGACAAGCCAGATCGCGCTGTGCTGCATGTCGCACAGCCCGCTGCTGAACCTTCCGGGTCCGCCACGAGAACTTCTTGACGACATCGCCGCAGCGATCGGAGCGGCCCGGGAGTTCGTCACCGACTTCGACCCCGAGTTGGTCGTCACGTTCTCTCCCGACCACTACAACGGCTTCTTCTACCGGGCGATGCCGCCGTTCTGCATCGGCACTGCCGCCGAGGGAGTCGGCGATTACGGCACGCACCAGGGTCCGCTCGATGTCCCCGCCGAGCTCGCAACCGACTGTGTGCGCGCCGTTCTCGATGCCGACGTGGATGTCGCGATCTCGGCGGCGATGGACGTCGACCATGGGACCGTGCAGCCGCTGCAGCTCCTGTTCGGCGACGCGACCGCCAAGCCGGTGATCCCGGTGTTCATCAACTCCGTCGCGACGCCCCTCGGTCCGATGCGTCGGGTGCGTGCGCTGGGCTCGGCGGTGGGAGCTCACCTGGCGACCCTCGGCAAGCGTGTGCTGATCGTCGGATCCGGCGGGTTGTCGCACGACCCGCCGGTGCCGACCCTGGCGACCGCGCCACCCGCGGCGCTGGACCGGATTGTGCGCGGCGCGCCGATGACCACCGAACAGCGCCAGGCGCGCCAAACGGCTGTCATCGAGGCGGCAAGGGAATTCGCGGCAGGGCAGGGCAGGTTGGCTCCGCTCAACCCCGACTGGGACCACGCGTTCCTGGACTTGCTCGACACCCACCGGCTGGCCGAAGTGGACGGGTGGGACAACGCCTGGATCGCCGAGCACGCCGGCAATTCGGCACACGAGGTCAGGACCTGGGTCGCCGCGTTCGCGGCACTCGCCGCCCAGGGCTCCTACGACACCGCGAACCGGTTCTACCGGGCCGCACCGGAACTGATCGCCGGGTTCGCCATCAGAACTGCGGTCCCGATCTCATGA
- a CDS encoding bifunctional 3-(3-hydroxy-phenyl)propionate/3-hydroxycinnamic acid hydroxylase — MTAYDVDVVIVGAGPSGLTLANILGQHSVRTLVVDERDTLIDYPRGVGLDDESLRTFQSIGLVDRVLPHTVPNQILRFFDANRNLLVEMAPPDARFGWPKRNGFVQPMVDAELFGGLNRFDNVEVRFGHRMRDCTENPDGVSVSFDGGLPSVRTRYVVGCDGGRSATRRLMGVSFDGTTSSTRWLVVDVANDPLGHPNSEVGADPRRPYVSISIAHGIRRFEFLIHPDETDEQADDPAFVRRMLAQLIPYPERVDMIRHRVYTHHSRIAGTFRRGRLMLAGDAAHLMPVWQGQGYNSGIRDAANLGWKLAAVVTGKAGDALLDTYDVERRKHARAMIDLSTMVGRVISPTNRRVAALRDRVIHAASVVPSLKRYVLEMRFKPMPRYQQGAVCHADRPSPSSPTGTLFIQPRVDTRDRENVLLDDVLGSGFAVLCWSNNLRAVLGDAAFTRWKALGANFVETRPMTQLHWSGHDDPDVVVVGDRTGALKAWFDVHPDSVLFLRPDRCIAAACIAQRAPEVSEALFAKLHLTQGGETDGDKPDRAVLHVAQPAAEPSGSATRTS, encoded by the coding sequence CGACGTCGATGTCGTGATCGTCGGCGCCGGTCCGTCCGGTCTGACCCTGGCCAACATCCTTGGGCAGCACTCTGTTCGGACTCTGGTGGTCGACGAACGGGACACCCTGATTGACTACCCTCGCGGCGTCGGACTCGACGACGAGTCGCTGCGCACCTTCCAGTCCATCGGCCTGGTCGACCGCGTGCTGCCGCATACGGTGCCGAATCAGATTCTGCGCTTCTTCGACGCCAACCGAAACCTGCTGGTCGAGATGGCGCCACCCGACGCGCGATTCGGCTGGCCCAAACGCAATGGCTTTGTCCAGCCCATGGTGGACGCCGAACTGTTCGGCGGGCTGAACCGATTCGACAACGTCGAGGTCCGGTTCGGCCACCGGATGCGTGACTGCACCGAGAACCCCGACGGCGTCAGCGTCAGCTTCGACGGCGGCCTGCCGTCCGTACGCACTCGCTACGTCGTCGGTTGCGACGGCGGCCGCAGCGCCACCCGCCGCCTGATGGGGGTGTCGTTCGACGGGACGACGTCCTCGACACGGTGGCTGGTGGTCGACGTCGCCAACGATCCGCTGGGGCACCCGAACAGTGAGGTCGGGGCGGACCCGCGGCGTCCCTACGTGTCGATCTCCATCGCCCACGGCATCCGGCGTTTCGAGTTCCTGATCCATCCCGACGAGACCGACGAGCAGGCCGACGATCCGGCGTTCGTCAGACGCATGCTCGCCCAGCTGATCCCGTATCCCGAGCGGGTCGACATGATCAGGCACCGCGTGTACACCCACCATTCCCGCATCGCCGGGACCTTCCGCAGGGGTCGGCTCATGCTCGCCGGTGACGCCGCGCACCTGATGCCGGTGTGGCAGGGCCAGGGGTACAACAGCGGCATCCGAGACGCCGCCAACCTGGGATGGAAACTGGCAGCGGTGGTCACCGGCAAGGCCGGCGACGCGCTGCTGGACACCTACGACGTCGAGCGTCGCAAGCACGCGCGGGCGATGATCGACCTGTCCACGATGGTGGGCCGCGTCATCTCCCCGACGAACCGGCGGGTGGCGGCACTGCGGGACCGCGTCATCCACGCCGCGTCGGTGGTGCCGTCACTGAAGCGCTATGTGCTGGAGATGCGGTTCAAACCGATGCCGCGCTACCAGCAGGGTGCGGTCTGTCACGCCGACCGGCCGTCTCCGAGCTCGCCGACCGGCACCCTTTTCATCCAGCCGCGTGTCGACACCCGGGACCGTGAGAACGTCCTGCTCGACGATGTCCTCGGGTCCGGGTTCGCCGTGCTGTGCTGGAGCAACAACCTGCGGGCGGTGCTCGGTGATGCGGCGTTCACCCGGTGGAAGGCGTTGGGCGCCAACTTCGTCGAGACACGACCGATGACCCAACTGCACTGGTCGGGGCACGACGACCCCGACGTGGTGGTCGTCGGTGACCGCACCGGAGCGCTCAAGGCCTGGTTCGATGTCCACCCCGATTCGGTGCTGTTCCTGCGACCCGATCGCTGCATCGCCGCCGCGTGTATCGCGCAGCGCGCACCGGAGGTGTCCGAGGCCCTGTTCGCCAAGCTGCATCTGACTCAGGGAGGAGAGACCGATGGTGACAAGCCAGATCGCGCTGTGCTGCATGTCGCACAGCCCGCTGCTGAACCTTCCGGGTCCGCCACGAGAACTTCTTGA